GGCTTGGAGTGTACCTCACCTATTCGAAGCCCTGCACTATTTTGTAGACCCATATTGACGATGAGTGCTGAAGCTGAAAATTCCCAAGAAGCCGGGCTGCAGGTGCAGCTCTTGGAAACGAGTTTTGAGAAAGTCAAGCCGCGTGCTGAGGAGTTTGCCAGCAGTTTCTACGAAAACCTTTTTGCCGACTACCCCGATGCCAAACCGCTGTTTGCGAACGCGGATCTCAAGGCTCAGAGTAAGAAGCTCTTGGCATCCCTGGTATTCGTCGTCGAGAATCTCAAGAAGCCGGATGCCCTGACCGAAGCCCTGAAGGGGCTGGGCGCCCGCCACGTTGAGTACGGTACGCTCCCCGAGCACTATCCCCTTGTCGGCAATACGCTGTTGAAAACGTTCGCGCAATATCTCGGTGAGGGGTGGACCCCTGAGACCGAGAAGGCTTGGGCCGAGGCTTATGGTGTTATCACCGAGGTGATGCTAGATGGTGCTGACTATTCGCAAGCCGAGGTGCAGCTTGAGTCTGCTCCTTGACTGACTGACAGGACACCTGAAAGCCCTGCAGTGCTGTCATTAACGGCATACTGAAGCGGCATTGTGAACTGAGTCGCCGATCGCTGAGAGCATATTCCCGCCACCCTCCTTCCTTACCGCCAACTCTCCGCCTGGTTTCAACAGCACTGCTAGTACCCAGACCAGCGCCCCTTCGCCACCCTGGCTTGGAGGTTCTGGGTCTCAACGGCAGCGAATGCCGTAATCTCACAGCCTGGGAAGCTCGCGTTCGCAGTCGGGCTCAGCAGGCTCAGAGCTACCAGCGAGGCTGAAAACTGCTTGAATTAGGAATCCCAAATGACACGCTGGACGCGCAATGGAGCGCCCTTGCGATCGCGAAGCGGCACGAGTGTCGCCCCGAACTGTTCGGAAAACACGCGCTCGTAATCGGCCGAGATGTCGCAAACAAACACGGATTCGAATGAAGGTGGCAGGGTTAACTGCGGCGGCGGCGATGTGGGTAAGAGCAAAAATTTAGTTGTTGGCGGAACGAGGTGGGCGAGCGACCCGATGTTGCCAAGCGCAGTTGAACTCCTGAAGCTGATGACCAGCGGGCGATCGCTTTGGGCGATCGCCTCGGCGATCGTGGCGTTGTGGTAGCCGACGACCTTGTTCCACCACGTTGGAGCGCGCGCGATGAGTCCACACGAAAGCAACCCGGCCGCCAGGATACCGATCGCTGCAGATCGCCACAGTAACCGTTTCTTTCCAGACCGTCCGAGGTTGCTGACGAGGAAATAAGCGCAGGCAATTTGGATGGCGGTTAAGGAGTGGAGGAAGTAGCGCGTCATCGTCGAGCGACGACCGCCTAGGAGAACGTCGGGCAGGACGAGTGCGAGCGTCGGGACGGCTGCAATCGATAACAGCACCCACTTCGCGTCGGTCGGACCCTTGCGCCACAAGTAAACGGCTGCGAACCCACAGCCGATTAGGCAGAGTGGGGGGATGATGGCGGTGTACGGATCGTTTAACTGAAAGCCTAGGTCGATGAAGGCGCTGCTGAGGTGCAATCCCCAGAGACTAACCAAGACGCGCGCGGGGACGGGCATGGTGGTCCAGCCGGTTTTCTCTTGCAGGGCGTCCCACCCCACGATCGCTACCCACAGCCAGGGTCCGAAGCTGACTACTGCTGCCAGCAGGGCGATTCCGAACGCTTTTACGGTCGGCGTCCAGCGGAATTTTTCTAGTGCTAGCACGCTCAACCCGTGGGCAACCGCGATCGGTAGGGACAGTAATGTGATGTAGAAGTTCGCAGCTAGCGCCAGCGCGTACGCGCCCCAAGTGCGGAGCGACTGCGATCGCCGCGCCCGCACTAGCAATGCCGTTGCCACCAGCGTCGAGAAGGTCCACAGGCTGTATTCCCGTGCCTCTTGAGCGTAGAGAAGATTTACGGGCGAGACGGCCATCAGCGCCACGGCAGCGACTCCGACTGCCGGCGAGAACAGTTCCACGCACAACCAATACAGGGCCGGGAATACGAGCAGCGAGAACGCCACTGAGAGCGATCGCAGGGTGGCGACGGAGCTACCGAACCACTCGCGCCAGAGCCGCAGCAGCAGGTAATACAACGGCGGATGTTCGGGGTGGGTTTGCAATGCCTCCCAGGTGTTGCCCCACCCGCGATCGGGGCTGAGCTGTTGGTATGTCAGGAGGTCTGCTGCGGTCACGAGGCGATTTTGGAACAGCTCGGACTCGACATTGACTCCGATATAGCCGGCCGTTCGCGAGGCCGAGTAGACCTCGTCGTGCCAGAGAACTTTGCCGCCTAGATTGGTGCAGCGCAGGACGATGCTCGCAGTTAGCAACGAGATCGCGAGCCAGCGCAACCAGGTCGAGCGCGTCGGCGGTGCGGATAGTTTCATGGAAGCGTAGCAGCTCCGAGCAATGGATTTTCCTGGATCGTTGGACCATCTGCCCGATTTCGTCTGGGTTCGCTTACTTTAGCGCCCGAAGCGATCGCGGCTGGACCGTCCGGCGATCGCTGCGTGTTGTTGCTGACCCCTCCCCTGCCCTCTTCCGATCCAGGGTCGGGGAGAGGGTGTCGGTAAGCGATCGCACCTCTCAGCACTACCGTATTTGACTGAGGATGTAGCGCAAACGATCGTAGTCATCCTTGAGCAGCATCCCGATCTCGCGACCGGCGCGCACCAACCACGGTCGATCGGCTTGGCGCAGGCGGTAGATGCCGCGCACGACGGCGGCCAGCAATGCTTCGGAGGGAACGCCCTGGGCGTCGAGCAGCCCGCGCAGGAAATCGAGGCGATCGCTGAAGGAGACGACTTCTTCGGGCTGACAGTGCCAGACGCCTTGGTGAATCTGCGGCGGTCGCGGCGGCAGATATTGAAAAATCTCTCCGGCAGTTCCGCGATCGCCGGGGGTAAGGAAGCCGACGATCGCGGCGCGGAATTCGGTTTTGAGCATGGCGAAGATCTGCGGCTGCTGATCGCGCAGTTCGCTCAGCGACAATCCCAAGGCTCGCGCCCGATGGACTGAATCGATCGGACTGGTGGTGACATAGGTCACGATCCCGTAGACCCAATTGCCCGATTCTTCATCGAGCGCCTTAACCCAACTGGCAAAGGGCGGCATGGCCGGGAAGTCCAGTTCTTCCGGCTCCAGACATTGGGCGAGAAATTCCGTCGTTGCGGTTTCGATGACTTCCGCAAAGCAATCGGGGTCGCGCGCGTCGCTGGCAAATTGAGGCAGGGGCAAGCGCATGGCACGTCTCGGAGCGGGCAAGGCGCGATCG
This genomic stretch from Rubidibacter lacunae KORDI 51-2 harbors:
- a CDS encoding globin family protein; the encoded protein is MSAEAENSQEAGLQVQLLETSFEKVKPRAEEFASSFYENLFADYPDAKPLFANADLKAQSKKLLASLVFVVENLKKPDALTEALKGLGARHVEYGTLPEHYPLVGNTLLKTFAQYLGEGWTPETEKAWAEAYGVITEVMLDGADYSQAEVQLESAP
- a CDS encoding glycosyltransferase family 39 protein translates to MKLSAPPTRSTWLRWLAISLLTASIVLRCTNLGGKVLWHDEVYSASRTAGYIGVNVESELFQNRLVTAADLLTYQQLSPDRGWGNTWEALQTHPEHPPLYYLLLRLWREWFGSSVATLRSLSVAFSLLVFPALYWLCVELFSPAVGVAAVALMAVSPVNLLYAQEAREYSLWTFSTLVATALLVRARRSQSLRTWGAYALALAANFYITLLSLPIAVAHGLSVLALEKFRWTPTVKAFGIALLAAVVSFGPWLWVAIVGWDALQEKTGWTTMPVPARVLVSLWGLHLSSAFIDLGFQLNDPYTAIIPPLCLIGCGFAAVYLWRKGPTDAKWVLLSIAAVPTLALVLPDVLLGGRRSTMTRYFLHSLTAIQIACAYFLVSNLGRSGKKRLLWRSAAIGILAAGLLSCGLIARAPTWWNKVVGYHNATIAEAIAQSDRPLVISFRSSTALGNIGSLAHLVPPTTKFLLLPTSPPPQLTLPPSFESVFVCDISADYERVFSEQFGATLVPLRDRKGAPLRVQRVIWDS
- a CDS encoding HAS-barrel domain-containing protein, which codes for MRLPLPQFASDARDPDCFAEVIETATTEFLAQCLEPEELDFPAMPPFASWVKALDEESGNWVYGIVTYVTTSPIDSVHRARALGLSLSELRDQQPQIFAMLKTEFRAAIVGFLTPGDRGTAGEIFQYLPPRPPQIHQGVWHCQPEEVVSFSDRLDFLRGLLDAQGVPSEALLAAVVRGIYRLRQADRPWLVRAGREIGMLLKDDYDRLRYILSQIR